The Longimicrobiaceae bacterium nucleotide sequence GCCGATCCACTTCGGCACGGCGGGAGGGCGGAACGCGGCTAGGAGCTCCAGCATGCGCTCCGGCGCGGCGGCCTCCAGCACCAGGGCGCGGTGCTGCGGGCGGACGAACCCCTCGGCCACGGCGTGGTCCATCATCGCCAGCACGGGGGTGTAGTATCCTTGTACGTTCAGGAGGCCGCAGGGTTTCGGATGGATGCCGAGCTGGGCCCAGGTGAGCACCTCGAAGTACTCCTCCCAGGTGCCCAGGCCGCCGGGGAGCGCCACGAAGGCGTCCGAGAGGTCGGCCATGAGCGCCTTGCGCTCGTGCATGGAGCGGACGACGTGCAGCTCGGTGACGCCGCCGTGCCCCACCTCGCGCGCCATGAGCCCGTC carries:
- a CDS encoding TIGR00730 family Rossman fold protein, whose protein sequence is PPRPAFQAGPHAENQEERDSVRPLKRICVFCGSSPGSRPEYAAAARETGRLLAERGIGVVYGGGKVGLMGEVADAALAAGGEVVGVIPDGLMAREVGHGGVTELHVVRSMHERKALMADLSDAFVALPGGLGTWEEYFEVLTWAQLGIHPKPCGLLNVQGYYTPVLAMMDHAVAEGFVRPQHRALVLEAAAPERMLELLAAFRPPAVPKWIGRDER